One window of Sphingobacteriales bacterium genomic DNA carries:
- a CDS encoding YihA family ribosome biogenesis GTP-binding protein, which translates to MNIISANFIGSFVKLSQCPAPTLPEYAFIGRSNVGKSSLINMLTGRKALAKVSVTPGKTQTINHFLINNQWYLVDLPGYGYAKVSKTQRKAWEQFIQNYLVKRDNLQCVFLLIDSRIPPQQSDLEFANWLGERLIPFVIVFTKIDDKKFTPKNIEVFKTAMLQTWETLPQMLMTSAEKKKGKEEMLDFIEAINAKFGDNTVNPKLQA; encoded by the coding sequence ATGAATATTATTTCTGCAAATTTTATCGGCAGTTTCGTCAAGCTAAGCCAATGCCCTGCTCCTACTCTGCCGGAGTATGCTTTTATAGGACGCTCAAATGTGGGGAAGTCTTCATTGATTAATATGCTTACCGGTCGGAAAGCTTTGGCTAAAGTATCGGTTACTCCCGGTAAAACACAAACAATTAACCATTTTCTGATTAACAATCAATGGTATTTAGTTGATTTACCCGGTTATGGTTATGCCAAAGTTTCTAAAACACAACGAAAAGCTTGGGAACAGTTTATTCAAAACTATTTAGTTAAGCGTGACAATTTGCAATGTGTTTTCTTGTTGATAGACAGTCGTATTCCTCCACAACAAAGCGATTTGGAGTTTGCAAACTGGTTAGGAGAGCGGTTAATCCCTTTTGTGATTGTGTTTACCAAAATTGACGACAAAAAGTTTACTCCAAAAAACATCGAAGTTTTTAAAACAGCGATGCTTCAAACCTGGGAGACTTTGCCTCAAATGTTGATGACATCGGCAGAGAAGAAAAAAGGCAAAGAAGAAATGCTCGATTTTATAGAAGCTATCAATGCTAAGTTTGGTGATAATACAGTCAACCCAAAGTTGCAAGCTTAA